In the genome of Photobacterium sp. TY1-4, one region contains:
- a CDS encoding SLC13 family permease has translation MNNLSVAQIAKLLIAFGIPLSIACLPIELIPIEGLTVVQHRLLAIFALAALLWVLEPVPVFATSILIIALELIMISDKGLHLFRAESGAHPMGDLIPYTEILGAFSSPIIILFMGGFALAIAASKYELDNNLARVLLKPFGTQPRFIMLGLMLITAVFSMFMSNTATTVMMLALLAPIVAAVPKGDTGIKALVLCIPIAANTGGIATPIGTPPNAIALQYLTGEHSISFLGWMMIGLPFVILQLTFAWWLLQKLFPSTQQQMALKLDGQFQRSWQALVVYTTFALTIILWITTALHGMNTYVVAIIPLAVFTLTGIMGKEELKLINWDVLWLVAGGIAIGLGLDQTGLAEALAHAIDYSVLSPAAVVLALSLICWLMANFMSNTATANLLMPIAAAVAVSMDSLAAIGGLQGVLVVVAFSASLGMILPVSTPPNSLAYSTGLIESKDMAKTGVILGLVGLFVVYLGAWLLT, from the coding sequence ATGAACAATCTTTCCGTTGCTCAGATTGCCAAACTACTGATTGCGTTCGGCATTCCGCTCAGCATCGCTTGTCTTCCCATTGAACTTATCCCCATCGAAGGCCTCACCGTGGTCCAGCACCGCCTGCTGGCAATTTTTGCCCTGGCCGCCCTGCTCTGGGTACTGGAACCGGTGCCGGTGTTCGCCACCTCGATATTAATCATCGCCCTGGAACTCATCATGATTTCCGATAAAGGGCTGCATCTGTTCCGGGCTGAATCCGGCGCCCATCCGATGGGCGATCTCATCCCCTACACCGAGATTCTGGGGGCGTTTTCATCGCCGATTATCATTCTATTTATGGGTGGCTTTGCCCTGGCCATTGCCGCCTCCAAATATGAGCTGGATAACAACCTGGCCCGAGTGCTGCTCAAACCGTTCGGCACCCAACCCCGCTTTATTATGCTGGGCCTGATGCTGATCACCGCAGTGTTTTCCATGTTCATGTCGAACACCGCCACCACGGTGATGATGCTGGCTCTGCTGGCCCCGATTGTTGCCGCGGTGCCCAAAGGTGATACCGGGATCAAGGCGCTGGTGCTGTGTATTCCCATCGCAGCCAATACCGGCGGGATCGCCACACCCATCGGCACGCCACCGAACGCCATTGCCCTGCAATACCTGACCGGGGAGCACAGCATCAGCTTCCTCGGCTGGATGATGATCGGCCTGCCCTTTGTCATTCTCCAGCTCACCTTTGCCTGGTGGCTGCTACAAAAGCTCTTCCCGTCGACCCAGCAGCAAATGGCCCTGAAACTGGACGGGCAGTTTCAGCGCAGCTGGCAGGCTTTGGTCGTATACACCACCTTCGCCCTGACCATTATTCTGTGGATCACCACCGCCCTGCATGGCATGAACACCTACGTCGTCGCGATCATCCCGCTGGCCGTGTTTACCCTGACCGGCATTATGGGCAAAGAGGAGCTCAAGCTCATCAACTGGGATGTACTCTGGCTAGTTGCCGGGGGGATTGCCATTGGCCTCGGCCTGGATCAGACCGGTCTGGCCGAAGCACTGGCACATGCGATTGACTACAGTGTACTGTCGCCCGCAGCCGTGGTGCTGGCCCTGTCGCTGATCTGCTGGTTAATGGCGAACTTTATGTCCAATACCGCTACCGCCAACCTGCTGATGCCGATTGCCGCCGCCGTGGCCGTTTCCATGGACAGCCTGGCTGCGATTGGCGGCCTGCAGGGCGTACTGGTGGTCGTGGCCTTCTCCGCTTCTCTGGGCATGATCCTCCCGGTCTCCACACCACCGAACTCCCTGGCCTACTCCACCGGGCTGATTGAAAGCAAAGACATGGCGAAAACCGGGGTGATCCTCGGCTTAGTCGGCCTGTTCGTCGTCTACCTCGGCGCCTGGCTGCTGACCTGA
- the frdA gene encoding fumarate reductase (quinol) flavoprotein subunit: MKTITTDIAVIGAGGAGLRAAIAAAEANPELNIALISKVYPMRSHTVAAEGGSAAVIKDEDSLDNHFNDTVGGGDWLCEQDVVEYFVENATREMTQLEQWGCPWSRKENGEVNVRRFGGMKVERTWFAADKTGFHMLHTLFQTSIKYKQIQRFDEYFVVDLLVDDGQAQGLIAIHMSEGELICIKAKSVILATGGAGRVYHCNTNGGIVTGDGMAMAYRHGVPLRDMEFVQYHPTGLPGTGILMTEGCRGEGGIIVNKNGYRYLQDYGMGPETPIGQPKNKYMELGPRDKVSQAFWHEQQKGNTIEHPLGDVVHLDLRHLGEEYLRERLPFICELAKAYVNVDPVKEPIPIRPTVHYTMGGIETNSRNETRIKGLFAVGECSSVGLHGANRLGSNSLAELVVFGRVAGEGAVARAAEFKGWNDATINAQIREVQARIDTLMNQKGDENWADIRTEMGQSMEAGCGIYRQEDLMQATIDKLAELRERYKRISIKDKGKVFNTDLLYAIEIGYSLEVAEAMAHSALLRRESRGAHQRLDEGCTERDDEHFLKHTLAFYNGDQAPKIEYSEVTITKSQPKARLYGAAAEEAAAKEAAEQKKEQA; this comes from the coding sequence GTGAAGACTATTACCACAGATATCGCTGTAATCGGTGCTGGTGGTGCCGGCCTACGCGCGGCCATCGCAGCAGCAGAAGCCAACCCAGAGCTGAATATTGCTCTGATCTCTAAGGTCTACCCAATGCGCTCCCACACCGTGGCCGCGGAAGGGGGCTCTGCCGCCGTCATCAAAGATGAGGACAGCCTGGACAACCACTTCAATGACACCGTCGGCGGCGGTGACTGGCTGTGCGAGCAGGACGTGGTCGAGTATTTCGTCGAGAATGCCACCCGCGAAATGACCCAGCTCGAGCAATGGGGCTGCCCGTGGAGTCGTAAAGAGAACGGCGAAGTCAACGTCCGCCGTTTCGGCGGAATGAAGGTCGAGCGAACCTGGTTTGCCGCCGATAAAACCGGCTTCCACATGCTGCACACCCTGTTCCAGACCTCCATCAAATACAAACAGATCCAGCGCTTTGATGAGTACTTTGTCGTCGATCTGCTGGTGGATGACGGCCAGGCCCAGGGCCTGATTGCGATCCACATGTCCGAAGGTGAGCTGATCTGCATTAAAGCCAAGTCGGTGATCCTGGCTACCGGCGGTGCCGGCCGGGTTTACCACTGCAACACCAACGGCGGGATTGTCACCGGCGACGGCATGGCCATGGCGTATCGCCACGGCGTTCCTCTGCGCGATATGGAATTCGTGCAGTACCACCCGACCGGCCTGCCCGGCACCGGGATCCTGATGACCGAAGGGTGTCGCGGCGAAGGCGGTATTATCGTCAATAAAAACGGCTACCGTTACCTGCAAGACTACGGCATGGGCCCGGAAACGCCGATTGGCCAGCCGAAAAACAAATACATGGAACTGGGGCCACGGGACAAAGTCTCCCAGGCGTTCTGGCATGAACAGCAAAAAGGCAACACCATCGAGCACCCGCTGGGCGATGTAGTCCACCTGGATCTGCGCCACCTGGGCGAAGAGTACCTGCGCGAGCGCCTGCCGTTTATCTGCGAGCTGGCCAAGGCCTACGTCAATGTCGACCCGGTCAAAGAGCCGATCCCGATCCGTCCGACCGTGCACTACACCATGGGCGGGATTGAAACCAACAGCCGCAACGAAACCCGGATCAAGGGCCTGTTCGCGGTCGGCGAATGTTCCTCAGTTGGCCTGCATGGTGCCAACCGCCTCGGTTCGAACTCCCTGGCAGAGCTGGTCGTCTTCGGCCGGGTGGCCGGTGAAGGGGCTGTCGCGCGTGCGGCCGAATTCAAAGGCTGGAACGACGCTACTATCAACGCCCAAATCCGTGAGGTTCAGGCACGCATCGACACCCTGATGAATCAGAAAGGCGATGAAAACTGGGCTGATATCCGCACCGAAATGGGTCAGTCCATGGAAGCGGGCTGCGGGATCTACCGCCAGGAAGATCTGATGCAGGCCACCATCGACAAACTGGCCGAGCTGCGCGAACGCTACAAGCGCATCAGCATCAAGGACAAAGGCAAGGTCTTCAATACCGATCTGCTGTACGCCATTGAGATCGGCTACAGCCTGGAAGTGGCCGAAGCCATGGCGCACTCTGCCCTGCTTCGCCGCGAGTCCCGCGGTGCCCACCAACGTCTGGATGAAGGCTGTACCGAGCGGGATGACGAGCACTTCCTGAAGCATACGCTGGCCTTCTACAACGGCGATCAGGCACCGAAGATTGAGTACAGTGAAGTCACCATTACCAAATCTCAGCCGAAAGCCCGACTGTATGGTGCCGCCGCCGAAGAGGCCGCCGCCAAAGAAGCCGCAGAGCAGAAGAAGGAGCAGGCCTAA
- a CDS encoding methyl-accepting chemotaxis protein, protein MKHTIKFKIQVAIAVIIASVSAVQAWLSINQLQQETTTAVTNQMRDIGQATSRYITDWLSARRDMMLANEPLIANQDNVDRELLLTKRAGQFLSVYAGFNDGSIAYGDKSEDWPADYDPRTRPWYQDAMTAGKLIVTEPYQDFDGSLVVSFAKPFQGQYQGVLAADLTVSHIIRQVLDLKLENSGYAFLIDGQHNIVAYRDEALSQQPITRLGNDLTPALLNQLQANQTIGTISLDGQEKLISAVPIAGTDWTLGLIEDKAEAFAGISRQVTFISLASLGLYLVIAVAAAMIINRLLNPLNNLSQSVRQLAQGSGDLTQRIEIERMDEIGELADHMNRFLAQIQTMITGIVSQSHTLSEQAARSARQTEQANHKVAEQQNDINQIATAIHEMSATSGEVASHAELTASAAQASTTACEAGQHVIGQNRNAITQLADQIQDAAGVIHELEANAQNINQILSTIQGIAEQTNLLALNAAIEAARAGEQGRGFAVVADEVRVLSQRTHDSTEEIRSMIETLQQNTRQAVDSMEASTGLAGQSVDFAAAASDSLTQITTAITEISDMATQIASAAEEQRAVSEDISRNTQAIKDVSDHLAEQTRDVNQSSQAIHSAAETMREDMSRFRV, encoded by the coding sequence ATGAAGCATACGATCAAGTTTAAAATCCAAGTCGCCATCGCGGTGATTATCGCCTCGGTCAGTGCCGTCCAGGCCTGGCTGTCAATTAACCAGCTCCAACAGGAAACCACCACCGCAGTCACCAACCAGATGCGGGATATCGGTCAGGCGACCAGTCGCTACATTACCGACTGGCTCAGCGCCCGACGCGATATGATGCTGGCCAACGAGCCGCTGATCGCCAATCAGGACAACGTCGACCGCGAGCTCCTGCTGACCAAACGTGCCGGCCAATTCCTGTCGGTCTATGCCGGTTTTAATGACGGCAGTATCGCTTACGGTGATAAAAGTGAAGACTGGCCGGCCGACTACGATCCCCGCACTCGCCCCTGGTATCAGGATGCGATGACCGCGGGCAAACTCATTGTCACCGAACCTTACCAGGACTTTGACGGCAGTTTGGTGGTCAGTTTTGCCAAGCCGTTTCAGGGGCAGTACCAAGGAGTGCTGGCAGCGGATCTGACCGTCAGTCATATCATCCGACAAGTGCTTGACCTGAAACTCGAAAACAGCGGCTATGCTTTCCTGATCGACGGTCAGCACAATATTGTTGCCTACCGGGACGAAGCACTCAGCCAGCAGCCAATCACCCGCCTGGGCAACGATCTGACCCCGGCCCTGCTCAACCAACTTCAGGCCAATCAAACCATCGGAACCATTTCGCTCGATGGCCAGGAGAAACTGATTTCTGCCGTCCCCATTGCCGGCACCGACTGGACCCTGGGCCTGATCGAAGACAAGGCCGAAGCCTTTGCCGGGATCAGCCGCCAGGTCACCTTCATTAGCCTGGCTTCGCTGGGACTTTACCTGGTGATCGCCGTAGCCGCCGCAATGATTATCAATCGCCTGCTCAATCCCCTGAACAACCTGAGTCAGTCGGTCCGTCAGCTGGCTCAGGGCAGCGGCGACTTAACCCAGCGAATTGAAATCGAGCGTATGGATGAGATTGGCGAACTGGCCGATCACATGAATCGCTTCCTGGCACAGATCCAGACCATGATCACCGGCATTGTGAGCCAGTCTCACACCCTCAGTGAGCAGGCGGCGCGATCTGCCCGCCAAACCGAGCAGGCCAACCATAAAGTGGCAGAGCAGCAGAACGACATTAACCAAATCGCGACCGCCATTCACGAAATGTCAGCGACCTCCGGGGAAGTGGCCAGCCATGCCGAACTCACCGCGTCGGCCGCACAGGCTTCAACCACCGCCTGCGAAGCCGGTCAGCACGTGATTGGCCAAAACCGCAACGCCATTACCCAACTGGCCGATCAAATTCAGGATGCCGCGGGCGTGATCCATGAGCTCGAAGCCAACGCGCAGAACATTAACCAGATCCTCTCCACCATTCAGGGCATTGCCGAGCAAACCAACCTGCTGGCGCTCAACGCCGCTATTGAAGCCGCCCGGGCCGGGGAACAAGGGCGCGGGTTTGCCGTGGTCGCCGATGAAGTGCGGGTGCTGAGCCAGCGCACCCACGATTCGACGGAGGAGATCCGCAGCATGATCGAAACCTTGCAACAAAATACCCGCCAGGCGGTCGACAGCATGGAAGCCAGCACTGGCCTCGCCGGACAAAGCGTCGACTTTGCGGCAGCGGCCAGTGACAGCCTGACCCAAATCACCACCGCAATCACTGAAATCTCCGATATGGCGACCCAAATTGCCAGCGCCGCCGAAGAGCAACGGGCGGTGAGTGAAGATATCAGCCGCAACACCCAGGCGATCAAAGATGTTTCCGATCATCTGGCCGAACAGACCCGCGATGTGAATCAGAGCAGTCAGGCCATCCACAGCGCCGCCGAGACCATGCGCGAGGATATGTCTCGCTTTCGCGTGTAA
- the orn gene encoding oligoribonuclease has protein sequence MTISDQNLIWIDLEMTGLDPEAHKIIEIATIVTDAQLNILAEGPVLAIHQPESELVKMDEWCTSTHTKSGLVARVRESKVDEAEAVRQTIAFLEQWVPAGASPICGNSIGQDRRFLYKHMPELEQYFHYRYLDVSTLKELTRRWQPDLLTGFHKQGSHLALDDIRDSINELRYYREHIFKI, from the coding sequence ATGACGATCAGCGATCAGAACCTTATTTGGATCGATTTAGAAATGACCGGGCTGGATCCTGAAGCCCACAAAATTATTGAGATTGCGACGATCGTGACGGATGCGCAATTGAATATCCTGGCAGAAGGTCCTGTCTTGGCGATCCATCAGCCGGAGTCGGAATTGGTAAAAATGGATGAGTGGTGTACTTCCACCCATACTAAAAGTGGATTGGTTGCGCGGGTGCGTGAGAGCAAGGTCGATGAGGCAGAAGCGGTGCGTCAGACCATTGCTTTTTTGGAGCAATGGGTGCCGGCGGGCGCGTCACCGATTTGCGGGAACAGTATCGGGCAGGATCGCCGCTTTCTGTATAAACATATGCCGGAACTGGAGCAATACTTCCACTACCGTTATCTGGATGTCAGCACCCTGAAAGAACTGACCCGCCGCTGGCAGCCTGACTTGCTGACTGGATTTCATAAACAAGGGAGCCATTTGGCATTGGATGATATTCGTGATTCAATCAATGAATTGCGTTACTATCGTGAGCATATTTTTAAAATTTGA
- a CDS encoding succinate dehydrogenase/fumarate reductase iron-sulfur subunit: MSANRIQNIEILRYDPETDAEPYLQRFEVPFNETMSVLDALGYIKDHLDKDLAYRWSCRMAICGSCGIMVNQVPKLACKTFLRDYPNGLKIEPLANFAIEKDLIVDMTPFIERLEAIKPYIIGNDRTPEDGPNNQTPEQLARYKQFSGCINCGLCYAACPQFGLNPEFIGPAALTLAHRYNLDSRDHGADERMKLINGENGAWGCTFVGYCSEVCPKSVDPAAAVNQGKVESSKDFVIAMLKPQEA; this comes from the coding sequence ATGTCAGCCAATCGTATTCAGAACATTGAAATTCTGCGTTATGACCCGGAAACAGACGCAGAGCCCTACTTGCAGCGGTTCGAAGTGCCGTTCAACGAAACCATGTCGGTGCTCGATGCCCTGGGCTATATCAAGGATCACCTGGACAAGGATCTGGCCTACCGCTGGTCTTGCCGGATGGCGATCTGCGGCTCGTGCGGGATCATGGTCAACCAAGTGCCGAAACTGGCCTGTAAAACCTTCCTGCGGGACTACCCGAACGGACTGAAAATCGAGCCGTTGGCCAACTTCGCTATCGAAAAAGATTTGATTGTCGACATGACGCCGTTCATCGAGCGTCTGGAGGCCATCAAGCCTTACATCATCGGCAATGATCGCACCCCGGAAGACGGTCCGAACAACCAGACCCCGGAGCAGCTGGCGCGTTACAAGCAGTTTTCCGGTTGTATCAACTGCGGCCTGTGCTACGCGGCCTGCCCGCAGTTCGGCCTCAACCCGGAATTCATTGGTCCGGCCGCGCTGACGCTGGCGCATCGCTACAACCTCGACAGCCGGGATCACGGTGCTGACGAGCGGATGAAGCTGATCAACGGCGAAAACGGCGCCTGGGGCTGCACCTTTGTCGGCTACTGCTCTGAAGTATGTCCGAAGAGCGTGGATCCGGCAGCAGCGGTCAACCAAGGCAAAGTGGAATCGTCCAAAGATTTCGTCATTGCCATGCTGAAACCTCAGGAGGCCTAA
- the rsgA gene encoding small ribosomal subunit biogenesis GTPase RsgA, with protein MAKKKKLTKGQSRRVRSNQNKRLTREKADVQWDESLLASAREGLVITRFGQHADVEDPQTRAIHRCNLRRSIQSLVSGDRVVWRPGVETLQGIAGVVEAVHERESMLTRPDYYDGVKAVAANVNRIIIVSAVLPELSLNIIDRYLIAAETVGIEPLIVLNKIDLLNPEERCRVEDLLSLYENIGYQIRYVSTDTGEGMEALKEDLKDHVSIFAGQSGVGKSSMVNALMPEVDAEIGDVSESSGLGQHTTTAARLYHFPDGGDLIDSPGVREFGLWHLEPEQVTEAFVEFRDYLGGCKFRDCKHGDDPGCLIREAVEDGKIRRERYDSYHRIIDSMSENVANRQFSRNKPE; from the coding sequence GTGGCAAAAAAGAAAAAGCTGACCAAAGGACAGAGCCGTCGTGTTCGCTCCAACCAAAACAAACGCCTGACGCGCGAAAAAGCCGATGTCCAGTGGGATGAATCCCTACTGGCATCCGCCCGTGAAGGACTGGTGATCACCCGTTTCGGCCAGCATGCCGACGTTGAAGATCCCCAAACCAGGGCGATTCACCGCTGCAACCTGCGCCGCAGTATCCAGAGCCTAGTCTCCGGCGACCGCGTGGTCTGGCGCCCGGGTGTCGAAACCTTGCAAGGGATCGCCGGGGTCGTGGAAGCGGTCCATGAGCGAGAATCCATGCTGACCCGTCCGGACTATTACGACGGTGTCAAAGCAGTCGCGGCAAACGTCAATCGCATTATCATTGTCTCCGCCGTCTTACCGGAGCTGTCGCTGAACATTATCGATCGCTACCTGATCGCCGCAGAAACCGTCGGGATTGAACCGCTGATCGTTCTGAACAAGATAGACCTGCTCAATCCGGAAGAACGCTGCCGCGTCGAAGATCTGTTATCGCTGTATGAAAACATTGGCTATCAGATCCGATATGTCAGCACCGATACCGGTGAAGGAATGGAAGCGCTGAAAGAAGACCTGAAAGATCATGTCAGCATCTTTGCCGGCCAATCCGGGGTGGGTAAATCCAGTATGGTCAATGCACTGATGCCGGAAGTCGACGCCGAGATCGGTGATGTCTCCGAATCATCCGGTTTGGGCCAGCACACCACCACGGCAGCCCGTCTGTATCACTTCCCGGACGGTGGTGATCTCATTGACTCCCCCGGGGTACGGGAATTCGGTCTGTGGCATCTGGAGCCCGAACAAGTCACCGAAGCTTTTGTTGAGTTTCGCGATTACCTGGGCGGCTGTAAATTCCGTGATTGTAAACATGGTGACGATCCCGGCTGCCTGATCCGCGAAGCGGTAGAGGACGGTAAGATCCGCCGTGAACGCTATGACAGCTACCATCGCATTATCGACAGTATGTCGGAAAATGTCGCTAACCGTCAGTTCTCTCGCAACAAACCGGAATAA
- a CDS encoding DMT family transporter: protein MLGSASLAEWFALGAASLWALSSLISVTPSRHLGAFAYSRWRMACVTLMLSVMALLNGGWGTVQWESAGMMLLSGLIGIFIGDTALFACFNRIGPRRGGLLFACHAVFSAQLGIWLFGETLAGWKLIGGLAVFLGVACAIFFGQQQTHLWEKIHGNLWIAIVLGLTAALCQSLGAVIAKPVMQSGIDPIAASAVRMASAFAAHSLLRLTGARLFRPLNPITWPIFGMVALNGFLAMAVGMTLILYALRHGDVGTVALLSSTTPIMVLPLLWLHTGNRPNQSAWFGAALAVIGTALIVTH from the coding sequence ATGCTCGGATCCGCCTCACTCGCCGAATGGTTTGCCCTCGGTGCAGCCTCACTCTGGGCGCTCAGCAGCCTGATTTCCGTTACCCCTTCGCGTCATCTGGGCGCCTTTGCCTACAGTCGCTGGCGGATGGCCTGCGTGACCCTGATGCTGTCGGTGATGGCGCTGCTGAACGGGGGTTGGGGTACAGTGCAATGGGAGAGTGCCGGGATGATGCTGCTGTCCGGGTTGATCGGAATTTTCATCGGTGATACGGCCCTGTTTGCCTGCTTCAACCGGATCGGCCCCCGCCGGGGCGGCCTGCTGTTCGCCTGCCATGCCGTTTTCTCGGCACAGCTCGGGATCTGGCTGTTTGGGGAAACCCTGGCCGGATGGAAACTGATCGGTGGCCTGGCGGTATTTCTCGGCGTGGCCTGTGCCATTTTCTTCGGCCAGCAGCAAACCCATCTGTGGGAGAAGATCCACGGCAATTTATGGATTGCCATTGTCCTGGGTCTCACGGCAGCCCTGTGTCAGTCGCTCGGCGCGGTTATTGCCAAACCGGTGATGCAAAGCGGGATTGATCCCATCGCGGCGTCTGCCGTGCGTATGGCCAGCGCCTTCGCGGCACACAGCCTGCTGCGGCTGACCGGCGCCCGGCTGTTCCGCCCGCTCAATCCTATCACCTGGCCGATTTTCGGCATGGTCGCCCTCAACGGTTTTCTGGCCATGGCCGTCGGCATGACCCTGATCCTGTATGCGCTTCGCCATGGAGATGTCGGCACCGTCGCGCTGCTCTCTTCAACCACGCCGATCATGGTGCTGCCGCTACTGTGGCTGCATACCGGCAACCGGCCGAATCAAAGCGCTTGGTTCGGCGCTGCCCTGGCTGTGATCGGGACAGCCTTGATCGTCACCCATTAG
- the epmA gene encoding elongation factor P--(R)-beta-lysine ligase — protein sequence MTQHWQPTASIAQLKQRAAIIASIRDFFARRDVLEVDTPAMSQATVTDIHLHTFQTEFVGPGFASGQTLYLMTSPEFHMKRLLAAGSGPIYQICKSFRNEESGRFHNPEFTMLEWYRPGFDHHALMDEMEALLQLVLQCGRAERMTYQQAFLTVLGVCPLTADMDALKAAAGPLGLADIAEPETDRDTLLQLLFSIGIEPNIGQTTPAFVYDFPASQAALAQINPADDRVAERFEVYFQGIELANGFHELADGDEQLARFEADNRKRQAMGLAPQPIDHHLVAALRAGFPDCAGVALGIDRLIMLAQNLSHIDQVMAFPVTIA from the coding sequence ATGACTCAGCACTGGCAACCTACTGCTTCGATCGCGCAACTGAAACAGCGCGCTGCGATTATTGCATCGATCCGCGATTTCTTTGCCCGCCGTGACGTGCTGGAGGTGGACACCCCGGCGATGAGCCAAGCGACGGTGACCGATATCCACTTGCATACGTTCCAGACTGAATTTGTCGGGCCGGGGTTCGCTTCAGGCCAGACGCTGTATCTGATGACCAGCCCGGAGTTTCACATGAAACGCCTGTTGGCGGCCGGCAGCGGGCCGATTTACCAGATTTGTAAGTCGTTTCGCAATGAAGAATCCGGCCGCTTCCACAATCCGGAATTTACCATGCTGGAATGGTATCGCCCGGGGTTCGATCACCATGCGCTGATGGATGAAATGGAGGCGTTGCTGCAGCTGGTGCTCCAGTGTGGCCGTGCCGAACGGATGACCTATCAGCAGGCTTTTTTGACGGTATTGGGTGTTTGCCCGCTGACGGCCGACATGGACGCGTTGAAAGCAGCGGCCGGCCCACTCGGACTGGCGGATATTGCTGAGCCGGAAACTGATCGTGATACTTTGCTGCAACTGCTGTTCAGTATCGGTATTGAACCGAACATCGGCCAGACGACCCCGGCATTTGTTTATGATTTTCCGGCATCACAGGCCGCGCTGGCGCAGATCAACCCGGCGGATGACAGGGTAGCTGAGCGGTTTGAAGTGTATTTTCAGGGAATCGAGCTGGCGAATGGGTTTCATGAGCTGGCAGACGGGGACGAGCAACTGGCCCGGTTCGAAGCCGATAACCGTAAACGGCAGGCGATGGGGCTGGCACCGCAGCCGATCGACCATCACTTGGTTGCTGCGCTGCGGGCAGGCTTTCCGGATTGTGCCGGTGTTGCGCTGGGCATTGATCGGTTGATCATGCTGGCCCAGAACTTGAGCCATATCGATCAGGTCATGGCTTTCCCGGTGACAATTGCCTGA
- the asd gene encoding archaetidylserine decarboxylase (Phosphatidylserine decarboxylase is synthesized as a single chain precursor. Generation of the pyruvoyl active site from a Ser is coupled to cleavage of a Gly-Ser bond between the larger (beta) and smaller (alpha chains). It is an integral membrane protein.) produces MNDNLKIGLQYCAPKHALTRVAGKLAALKGGKLTTAVIRWFINRYKVDMSEARNPDPAAYATFNDFFIRELKDGARPIAEQAEIMTHPADAMVSQCGPITEGRLIQAKGHTFEAVELLGGDQALADEFQGGDFATLYLSPRDYHRVHMPCDGTLRQMIYVPGDLFSVNPLTAENVPNLFARNERVVCVFDTEHGPLVQVLVGATIVGSMDTVWAGTITPPTGPVVRRWDYPTTGDEAIALKKGEEMGLFKLGSTVINLFPKDMVEFVDTMQPGQPTRMGQPYATLKPVAASEA; encoded by the coding sequence GTGAACGATAATCTCAAGATCGGCCTGCAGTACTGCGCGCCGAAACATGCTCTGACCCGAGTTGCGGGTAAACTGGCGGCCCTGAAAGGCGGCAAGCTGACCACCGCAGTGATCCGCTGGTTCATCAACCGCTACAAGGTTGATATGTCTGAAGCACGCAACCCGGATCCGGCCGCTTACGCCACGTTCAATGATTTCTTCATCCGTGAGCTGAAAGACGGCGCCCGCCCGATCGCAGAGCAGGCTGAGATCATGACCCACCCGGCAGATGCCATGGTCAGCCAATGCGGTCCGATCACTGAAGGCCGTCTGATCCAAGCCAAAGGCCACACCTTTGAGGCTGTTGAATTGCTGGGCGGCGATCAGGCCTTGGCAGATGAATTCCAGGGCGGTGATTTTGCGACCTTGTACCTCTCTCCGCGTGATTATCACCGGGTGCATATGCCGTGCGACGGGACCCTGCGCCAGATGATTTACGTTCCGGGCGATCTGTTCTCGGTCAACCCGCTGACCGCGGAAAACGTGCCGAACCTGTTCGCGCGCAACGAACGGGTTGTTTGTGTCTTTGATACCGAGCACGGGCCGCTGGTTCAGGTGCTGGTTGGCGCCACCATCGTCGGCAGCATGGATACCGTCTGGGCCGGCACTATCACGCCGCCGACCGGCCCAGTGGTACGTCGTTGGGACTACCCGACGACCGGAGACGAAGCCATCGCGCTGAAAAAAGGCGAAGAAATGGGGCTGTTTAAACTGGGCTCAACCGTGATCAACCTGTTCCCGAAAGACATGGTGGAATTTGTCGACACGATGCAGCCGGGGCAACCAACCCGAATGGGTCAGCCGTACGCAACACTCAAACCTGTTGCGGCCTCAGAAGCGTAA